A part of Streptomyces sp. NBC_00557 genomic DNA contains:
- a CDS encoding NAD(P)H-dependent glycerol-3-phosphate dehydrogenase has protein sequence MSKAVKAAVMGTGSWGTAFGMVLADAGCEVTLWARRPELAEAVNSTRTNPDYLPGVELPENLRATSEAADALRDADFTVLAVPSQTLRANLAEWAPLLAPHTVLVSLMKGVELGSAMRMSEVVEDVAKVGAERIAVVTGPNLAREIAARMPAAAVVACTDEAVARRLQAACHTPYFRPYTNTDVIGCELSGAVKNVIGLAVGIADGMGLGDNAKGSLITRGLAETTRLGMALGADPLTFSGLAGLGDLVATCSSPLSRNHTFGTNLGKGMTLEETIAVTKQTAEGVKSCESVLDLARRHGVDMPLTETVVAIVHEGKSPVVAVKELMSRTAKPERH, from the coding sequence GTGAGCAAGGCGGTCAAGGCGGCGGTCATGGGCACCGGCTCATGGGGCACCGCCTTCGGTATGGTCCTCGCCGACGCGGGCTGCGAGGTGACCCTGTGGGCCCGCCGCCCCGAGCTGGCCGAGGCCGTCAACTCGACCCGGACCAACCCCGACTACCTGCCCGGTGTCGAACTCCCGGAGAACCTCCGGGCCACCTCCGAGGCCGCCGACGCCCTGCGGGACGCGGACTTCACCGTCCTCGCCGTTCCCTCCCAGACCCTGCGGGCCAACCTCGCCGAGTGGGCCCCGCTGCTCGCCCCGCACACCGTGCTCGTCTCCCTGATGAAGGGCGTCGAACTCGGCTCGGCCATGCGGATGAGCGAGGTCGTCGAGGACGTCGCCAAGGTCGGCGCCGAGCGCATCGCGGTCGTCACCGGGCCCAACCTGGCCCGGGAGATCGCCGCCCGCATGCCGGCCGCCGCCGTCGTCGCCTGCACCGACGAGGCCGTCGCCCGGCGCCTGCAGGCCGCCTGCCACACGCCGTACTTCCGGCCGTACACCAACACCGACGTCATCGGCTGCGAACTGAGCGGCGCGGTCAAGAACGTCATCGGCCTCGCGGTCGGCATCGCCGACGGCATGGGCCTCGGCGACAACGCCAAGGGCTCGCTCATCACCCGCGGCCTGGCGGAGACCACCCGGCTCGGCATGGCCCTCGGCGCCGACCCGCTGACCTTCTCCGGACTCGCCGGGCTCGGCGACCTGGTGGCGACCTGCTCCTCGCCGCTGTCCCGGAACCACACCTTCGGCACCAACCTCGGCAAGGGCATGACCCTCGAGGAGACCATCGCGGTCACCAAGCAGACCGCCGAGGGCGTCAAGTCCTGCGAGTCCGTGCTGGATCTGGCCCGCCGGCACGGCGTCGACATGCCCCTCACCGAGACGGTCGTCGCCATCGTCCACGAGGGCAAGTCGCCGGTGGTCGCCGTCAAGGAGCTGATGTCGCGCACCGCCAAGCCCGAGCGGCACTGA
- the cofC gene encoding 2-phospho-L-lactate guanylyltransferase, whose amino-acid sequence MQWTLVIPLKPLSRAKSRLSDTAADGVRPGLALAFAQDTVSAALACAAVADVSVVTDDELAGRELAALGARIVPDAPASGLNAALAHGAAVVRQSRPRAPVAALNADLPALRPAELAVVLGAAAHFPRAFLPDAAGVGTTLLAAGPDAELQPDFGVDSRSRHRASGAAELLLSGVDSVRQDVDTGDDLRAALALGVGPYTAAVSAGLLIPEP is encoded by the coding sequence GTGCAGTGGACCTTGGTCATCCCCCTGAAACCCCTGTCCCGGGCCAAGAGCAGGCTCTCGGACACCGCGGCGGACGGCGTGCGGCCGGGGCTGGCCCTGGCGTTCGCGCAGGACACGGTGAGCGCGGCGCTGGCGTGCGCGGCGGTGGCGGATGTGTCGGTCGTCACGGACGACGAGCTGGCGGGGCGCGAGCTGGCGGCACTGGGCGCGCGGATCGTCCCGGACGCGCCGGCGAGCGGTCTGAACGCCGCCCTGGCGCACGGGGCGGCGGTCGTACGGCAGTCGCGTCCGCGCGCGCCCGTCGCGGCCCTGAACGCGGATCTGCCCGCGCTGCGTCCGGCGGAACTGGCCGTCGTACTCGGCGCGGCGGCGCATTTCCCGCGGGCCTTTCTCCCGGATGCCGCGGGGGTTGGCACGACGTTGCTGGCCGCGGGGCCGGACGCGGAATTGCAGCCGGATTTCGGGGTGGATTCCCGCTCCCGGCACCGGGCCTCGGGTGCGGCGGAACTGTTGCTGTCCGGCGTCGATTCGGTACGGCAGGACGTGGACACCGGCGACGACTTGCGGGCGGCGCTGGCGCTGGGTGTCGGACCGTACACGGCGGCGGTGTCGGCGGGGCTGCTGATCCCGGAGCCGTGA
- the rpmB gene encoding 50S ribosomal protein L28, translated as MAANCDVCGKGPGFGNNISHSHRRTSRRWNPNIQRVRTVVGGTPKRVNACTSCIKAGKVGR; from the coding sequence GTGGCTGCCAACTGCGACGTCTGCGGCAAGGGGCCGGGCTTCGGCAACAACATCTCGCACTCGCACCGCCGTACGTCCCGCCGCTGGAACCCGAACATCCAGCGTGTGCGTACCGTGGTCGGCGGGACGCCGAAGCGCGTGAACGCTTGCACCTCGTGCATCAAGGCCGGCAAGGTCGGGCGCTGA
- the thiD gene encoding bifunctional hydroxymethylpyrimidine kinase/phosphomethylpyrimidine kinase, whose protein sequence is MSLPRVLTVAGSDSGGGAGIQADLKTMLALGVHGMSVITAVTAQNSLGVQGAWELPVEAVRAQYRSVVDDIGVQAVKTGMLASAELVEAVAELISGTDAPAVVDPVGVSKHGDPLLAASALDSVRTRLLPAATVATPNLDEVAQLTRVRVESEGDLRRAAAAVLEYGPRWVLIKGGHLSGDAVDLLTDGSAEHWLRAPRHDNRHTHGTGCTLASAIASGLAKGLSVPEAAREAKEYVTRAIAAGFALGAGIGPVDHGWRLRE, encoded by the coding sequence ATGAGCCTGCCGAGGGTGCTGACCGTGGCCGGCTCCGACTCCGGCGGCGGCGCCGGCATCCAGGCCGACCTGAAGACGATGCTCGCGCTCGGCGTGCACGGGATGAGCGTGATCACCGCCGTGACCGCGCAGAACTCGCTGGGCGTCCAGGGCGCCTGGGAGCTGCCCGTGGAAGCGGTGCGGGCCCAGTACCGCAGCGTGGTGGACGACATCGGGGTCCAGGCCGTGAAGACCGGGATGCTGGCCTCGGCGGAACTGGTCGAGGCGGTCGCCGAGTTGATCTCCGGCACGGACGCGCCGGCCGTGGTCGACCCGGTGGGCGTCTCCAAGCACGGCGACCCGCTGCTCGCCGCCTCCGCGCTGGACTCCGTGCGCACCAGGCTGCTCCCGGCGGCCACGGTGGCGACGCCGAACCTGGACGAGGTGGCCCAACTCACGAGGGTCCGCGTGGAGTCGGAGGGCGATCTGCGCCGGGCCGCGGCGGCCGTGCTGGAGTACGGGCCGCGGTGGGTGCTGATCAAGGGCGGCCATCTGTCCGGCGATGCCGTGGACCTGCTCACGGACGGCTCGGCGGAGCACTGGCTGCGCGCCCCGCGCCACGACAACCGGCACACGCACGGCACGGGCTGCACGCTGGCCTCCGCGATCGCGTCGGGGCTGGCGAAGGGCCTGAGCGTGCCGGAGGCGGCCCGTGAGGCCAAGGAGTACGTCACGCGGGCCATCGCGGCCGGCTTCGCGCTCGGAGCGGGGATCGGGCCGGTGGACCACGGGTGGCGGCTGCGGGAGTGA
- a CDS encoding HU family DNA-binding protein, whose product MNKAQLVEAIADKLGGRQQAADAVDHVLDAIVRAVVAGERVSVTGFGSFEKVDRPARYARNPQTGERVRVKKTSVPRFRAGQGFKDLVSGSKKLPRGGEVAVKKAPKGSLSGPPPTISKAAGKKAAAKKAGAAKTTAAKKTTAKKTTAAAKKTTAKKAPAKKTTATAKTTAAKKTTAKKATAKKAPAKKVTAKKAPAKKSTARKTTAKKATARKATS is encoded by the coding sequence GTGAACAAGGCGCAGCTCGTAGAAGCGATTGCCGACAAGCTGGGTGGCCGCCAGCAGGCCGCCGACGCTGTCGATCATGTCCTGGACGCCATCGTCCGCGCGGTCGTCGCGGGCGAGCGGGTCTCGGTCACCGGCTTCGGGTCCTTCGAGAAGGTGGACCGCCCCGCCCGCTACGCCCGCAACCCTCAGACGGGCGAGCGGGTTCGGGTCAAGAAGACCTCCGTCCCGCGGTTCCGCGCCGGCCAGGGGTTCAAGGACCTGGTGAGCGGCTCGAAGAAGCTGCCGCGCGGTGGCGAGGTCGCCGTCAAGAAGGCGCCCAAGGGCAGCCTGTCCGGCCCGCCGCCCACCATCTCCAAGGCCGCGGGCAAGAAGGCCGCCGCCAAGAAGGCGGGCGCGGCGAAGACCACCGCCGCGAAGAAGACGACCGCCAAGAAGACGACGGCCGCCGCCAAGAAGACGACGGCGAAGAAGGCGCCCGCCAAGAAGACCACGGCGACCGCCAAGACCACCGCCGCGAAGAAGACCACCGCCAAGAAGGCGACGGCCAAGAAGGCCCCGGCGAAGAAGGTCACCGCGAAGAAGGCCCCGGCCAAGAAGTCGACGGCCCGCAAGACCACCGCCAAGAAGGCCACCGCTCGCAAGGCGACGTCGTAA
- a CDS encoding D-alanine--D-alanine ligase family protein, whose protein sequence is MSTENLPHSPEQPSRKPRVAVVFGGRSSEHGISMVTAGAVLKAIDRSKYDVLPIGITREGRWVLTADEPERMAITDRRLPAVEELAESADGGVVLPVDPASREVVYSEPGAVPKALGEVDVVFPVLHGPYGEDGTLQGLLELSGVPYVGAGVLASAVGQDKEYMKRIFTSYGLKVGPYVVIRPREWERDESAARKKIIDFAGEHGWPLFVKPARAGSSIGITKVDDLSGLDEAIATAQAHDPKILVEAAVRGREIECGVLEFEDGPRASVPAEIPPPDAHAYYDFEAKYIDSTPGIVPAPLTEEQTDEVRELAVQAFEAVSCEGLVRADFFLTEDGEFVINEINTLPGFTPISMYPQMWQASGVSYPELIDRLVQAALRRPTGLR, encoded by the coding sequence ATGAGCACCGAGAACCTTCCCCACAGCCCCGAGCAGCCGTCGCGCAAGCCGCGCGTGGCCGTCGTGTTCGGCGGGCGCAGCTCCGAACACGGGATCTCCATGGTCACCGCCGGCGCGGTCCTCAAGGCCATCGACCGGTCGAAGTACGACGTCCTGCCGATCGGCATCACGCGGGAGGGCCGTTGGGTGCTCACCGCCGACGAGCCGGAGCGGATGGCCATCACCGACCGCCGGCTGCCCGCGGTCGAGGAACTGGCGGAGTCCGCCGACGGCGGCGTGGTGCTCCCGGTCGACCCGGCCAGCCGCGAGGTCGTCTACAGCGAGCCCGGCGCGGTGCCCAAGGCGCTCGGCGAGGTCGACGTCGTCTTCCCGGTGCTGCACGGCCCGTACGGCGAGGACGGCACCCTCCAGGGCCTGCTGGAGCTGTCCGGGGTGCCGTACGTGGGCGCCGGTGTGCTCGCCTCGGCCGTCGGCCAGGACAAGGAGTACATGAAGCGGATCTTCACCTCCTACGGGCTCAAGGTCGGCCCCTACGTGGTGATCCGGCCGCGCGAGTGGGAGCGGGACGAGTCCGCCGCCCGCAAGAAGATCATCGACTTCGCCGGCGAGCACGGCTGGCCGCTGTTCGTGAAGCCCGCGCGCGCGGGCTCGTCCATCGGCATCACCAAGGTCGACGACCTGTCCGGCCTGGACGAGGCGATCGCCACCGCGCAGGCCCACGACCCGAAGATCCTGGTCGAGGCCGCCGTGCGGGGCCGCGAGATCGAGTGCGGCGTCCTGGAGTTCGAGGACGGGCCACGCGCCTCCGTGCCGGCCGAGATCCCGCCGCCGGACGCGCACGCGTACTACGACTTCGAGGCCAAGTACATCGACTCCACGCCCGGCATCGTCCCCGCGCCGCTCACCGAGGAGCAGACCGACGAGGTGCGCGAGCTCGCCGTGCAGGCCTTCGAGGCCGTCTCCTGCGAGGGCCTGGTCCGCGCGGACTTCTTCCTCACCGAGGACGGCGAGTTCGTGATCAACGAGATCAACACCCTGCCCGGCTTCACGCCGATCTCGATGTACCCGCAGATGTGGCAGGCCAGCGGCGTCAGCTACCCGGAGCTGATCGACCGCCTGGTGCAGGCCGCGCTGCGGCGCCCGACCGGGCTTCGCTGA
- a CDS encoding DAK2 domain-containing protein: MAQVPQTFFDALAVRTWCGRALGALGRAREEIDAINVYPVADGDTGTNLYLTVESAATAVEAVFAGYETGAGEPSLADTVQAMAHGALIGARGNSGTILAQLLRGMAQVLGDEGEGARGDGAGLRLALRRAADSARQAVAHPVEGTVLTVASAAADAAEEADGDCRTVARAAYDGACTALAATPAQLAVLGRAGVVDAGGRGLVTVLGALVETLTGETVREAPAAAREASASEACSASEACSASREGAAAREGAAAGEGAAVRGAAAVPGSRAEGGTPAVGDAPAVPESRAAGGTAAAGEASGVPGCRAAGELSAVREIPAVREAAEAPGAVSGGPARVGSASGADVCADDAGTNGPAYEVIYLLEADDTAVARLRDRLDALGDSLVVVGGDGLWNVHVHVDDAGAAVEAGVEAGRPYRIRITHFGLGDVHTGGERPPRERAQRAVVAVVPGEGLAGLYTEAGATTVLARPGEPPASGELVQAVRRAHAREVVLLPNDAELRHTAAAAAEQARTEGIRVALIPTRSAVQGIAALAVHEPQRRFDEDVVQMTAAAGATRYAEVVVAERQSWTTAGICQAGDVLGLIDGDVAVIGADVTAIARTVLDRMLQAGGELVTLVVGDEAPETVADQLQARVRESYLAVDTVVYRGGRQGTLLLIGVE, encoded by the coding sequence GTGGCGCAGGTGCCGCAGACATTCTTCGATGCTCTCGCGGTGCGCACCTGGTGCGGTCGGGCGCTCGGGGCTCTGGGGCGCGCGCGTGAGGAGATCGACGCGATCAACGTCTATCCGGTGGCCGACGGCGACACCGGAACGAACCTCTACCTCACCGTGGAGTCGGCGGCGACGGCCGTGGAGGCGGTCTTCGCCGGGTACGAGACGGGCGCCGGGGAGCCCTCGCTGGCGGACACCGTGCAGGCGATGGCCCACGGGGCGCTGATCGGGGCCCGCGGCAACTCGGGGACGATCCTGGCGCAGCTGCTGCGCGGCATGGCGCAGGTGCTCGGCGACGAGGGGGAGGGGGCGCGCGGCGACGGCGCGGGGCTGCGGCTGGCGCTGCGGCGGGCCGCCGACTCCGCCCGGCAGGCCGTGGCCCATCCCGTCGAGGGCACGGTGCTCACCGTCGCCTCGGCCGCCGCGGACGCCGCCGAGGAGGCGGACGGCGACTGCCGGACGGTCGCGCGAGCGGCTTACGACGGCGCGTGCACGGCCCTGGCGGCCACCCCGGCCCAGCTCGCCGTGCTCGGCCGTGCCGGAGTGGTCGACGCGGGCGGCCGGGGCCTGGTGACGGTGCTGGGCGCGCTGGTGGAGACGCTCACGGGCGAGACGGTACGGGAGGCTCCCGCGGCGGCACGGGAGGCGTCCGCGTCGGAGGCCTGCTCGGCGTCGGAGGCCTGCTCGGCGTCGCGGGAGGGTGCGGCGGCGCGGGAAGGTGCGGCAGCAGGGGAAGGGGCGGCGGTACGCGGTGCGGCGGCGGTTCCGGGGAGCCGGGCGGAGGGCGGGACGCCGGCCGTGGGGGACGCGCCCGCGGTTCCGGAGAGCCGGGCCGCGGGCGGGACGGCTGCCGCGGGGGAGGCGTCGGGGGTGCCGGGGTGCCGGGCCGCGGGTGAGCTCTCCGCCGTGCGGGAGATTCCTGCCGTGCGGGAGGCGGCCGAGGCTCCGGGCGCCGTTTCCGGTGGGCCCGCGCGCGTGGGCAGCGCGTCCGGTGCGGACGTGTGCGCGGATGACGCCGGCACCAACGGGCCCGCCTACGAGGTGATCTATCTCCTGGAGGCCGACGACACGGCCGTGGCCCGGCTCCGGGACCGCCTCGACGCCCTCGGCGACTCCCTGGTCGTGGTGGGCGGCGACGGGCTGTGGAACGTCCATGTGCACGTCGACGACGCCGGCGCCGCCGTGGAGGCGGGCGTGGAGGCCGGGCGGCCGTACCGGATCCGGATCACCCACTTCGGACTCGGGGACGTGCACACCGGCGGCGAGCGGCCGCCGCGCGAGCGTGCCCAGCGAGCCGTCGTCGCCGTCGTACCGGGCGAGGGCCTGGCCGGGCTCTACACCGAGGCGGGCGCCACGACCGTGCTCGCGCGCCCCGGGGAGCCGCCCGCGAGCGGGGAGCTGGTGCAGGCCGTACGACGGGCGCACGCGCGCGAGGTCGTCCTGCTGCCCAACGACGCCGAGCTGCGTCACACGGCCGCGGCGGCCGCCGAGCAGGCCCGCACCGAGGGCATCCGGGTGGCCCTCATCCCGACCCGCTCGGCGGTCCAGGGCATCGCCGCGCTCGCCGTGCACGAGCCGCAGCGCCGGTTCGACGAGGACGTCGTCCAGATGACCGCGGCGGCGGGCGCCACCCGCTACGCGGAAGTCGTCGTGGCCGAACGCCAGTCCTGGACGACGGCCGGCATCTGCCAGGCCGGGGACGTGCTGGGGCTCATCGACGGCGACGTCGCGGTGATCGGCGCCGATGTCACCGCCATCGCCCGGACCGTCCTGGACCGCATGCTCCAGGCCGGCGGCGAACTGGTCACCCTGGTCGTCGGCGACGAGGCCCCGGAGACCGTCGCCGACCAGCTCCAGGCCCGGGTACGGGAGTCCTACCTCGCCGTGGACACGGTGGTGTACCGGGGCGGCCGCCAGGGGACGCTGCTGCTCATCGGCGTGGAGTGA
- a CDS encoding Lrp/AsnC family transcriptional regulator, which produces MVQAYILIQTEVGKASTVAETISKIPGVIQAEDVTGPYDVIVRAQADTVDDLGRMVVAKVQQVDGITRTLTCPVVHL; this is translated from the coding sequence GTGGTACAGGCGTACATCCTGATCCAGACGGAGGTCGGCAAGGCGTCGACCGTCGCCGAGACGATCAGCAAGATCCCTGGAGTCATCCAGGCCGAGGACGTGACGGGACCGTACGACGTCATCGTGCGCGCTCAGGCCGACACGGTCGACGACCTCGGCCGCATGGTGGTCGCCAAGGTCCAGCAAGTGGACGGCATCACCCGCACCCTGACCTGTCCGGTCGTGCATCTGTAG
- a CDS encoding thiamine-phosphate kinase has protein sequence MKGTVGELGEFGLIRELTSRLTTTPAVRIGPGDDAAVVAAPDRRVVASTDILLEGRHFRRDWSTAYDVGRKAAAQNLADIAAMGAVPTALLLGLVVPAELPVTWPSELMDGLRDECQVAGASVVGGDVVRGDTIMVSITALGDLRNQEPVTRAGAQPGDLVAVTGWLGWSAAGYAVLSRGFRSPRAFVEAHRRPEPPYHAGPAAAGLGATAMCDVSDGLIADLGHIAEASKVRIDIRSGAIDIPSQMNDIGQAVGVDPLQWVLTGGEDHAIVATFPPDTKLPARWKVIGEVLNPSALPQVTVDGAPWTSKGGWDHFGDIES, from the coding sequence ATGAAGGGCACTGTTGGTGAGCTCGGGGAGTTCGGGCTCATCAGGGAGCTCACCTCCCGTCTCACCACCACCCCGGCGGTCCGGATCGGGCCCGGCGACGACGCCGCGGTGGTCGCCGCTCCCGACCGGCGGGTGGTGGCGAGCACCGACATCCTGCTGGAGGGCCGGCACTTCCGCCGCGACTGGTCCACGGCGTACGACGTCGGGCGCAAGGCGGCGGCCCAGAACCTCGCGGACATCGCCGCCATGGGCGCCGTACCCACCGCCCTGCTGCTCGGCCTCGTCGTCCCCGCCGAACTGCCGGTGACGTGGCCGAGTGAGCTGATGGACGGTCTGCGCGACGAGTGCCAGGTCGCGGGCGCCTCCGTGGTCGGCGGCGACGTGGTGCGGGGCGACACGATCATGGTGTCGATCACCGCGCTCGGCGATCTGCGCAACCAGGAGCCCGTCACGCGCGCGGGGGCCCAGCCCGGCGACCTGGTGGCCGTCACGGGCTGGCTGGGCTGGTCCGCGGCCGGTTACGCGGTCCTCTCCCGCGGTTTCCGCTCCCCGCGCGCCTTCGTCGAGGCCCACCGGCGCCCCGAGCCGCCGTACCACGCGGGCCCGGCGGCGGCCGGGCTCGGCGCGACCGCGATGTGCGACGTCAGCGACGGGCTGATCGCCGACCTCGGGCACATCGCCGAGGCCAGCAAGGTCCGCATCGACATCCGCTCCGGCGCGATCGACATCCCCTCGCAGATGAACGACATCGGGCAGGCCGTCGGCGTGGATCCGCTCCAGTGGGTGCTGACCGGGGGAGAGGACCACGCGATCGTGGCGACCTTCCCGCCGGACACCAAGCTCCCGGCCCGCTGGAAGGTCATCGGCGAGGTCCTCAACCCCTCCGCGCTGCCCCAGGTCACCGTCGACGGGGCGCCCTGGACCAGCAAGGGCGGCTGGGACCACTTCGGGGACATCGAGTCATGA
- the leuD gene encoding 3-isopropylmalate dehydratase small subunit has protein sequence MEAFTTHTGRAVPLRRSNVDTDQIIPAHWLKKVTRDGFEDGLFEAWRKDPEFVLNRPERQGATVLVAGPDFGTGSSREHAVWALQNYGFKAVISSRFADIFRGNSLKNGLLTVVLDQKIVDALWELTEQDPTAEVTVDLEAREVRAEGITAAFELDENSRWRLLNGLDDISLTLRNEPDIAAYEAKRPSFKPRTLQV, from the coding sequence ATGGAAGCATTCACCACGCACACCGGCCGGGCCGTCCCGCTGCGCCGCTCCAACGTCGACACCGACCAGATCATCCCTGCTCACTGGCTCAAGAAGGTCACCAGGGACGGTTTCGAGGACGGGCTGTTCGAGGCCTGGCGCAAGGACCCCGAGTTCGTCCTCAACCGCCCCGAGCGGCAGGGTGCGACCGTCCTGGTCGCCGGCCCCGACTTCGGCACCGGCTCCTCCCGCGAGCACGCCGTCTGGGCGCTGCAGAACTACGGCTTCAAGGCCGTGATCTCCTCCCGCTTCGCCGACATCTTCCGGGGCAACTCGCTGAAGAACGGCCTGCTCACGGTCGTGCTGGACCAGAAGATCGTGGACGCGCTGTGGGAACTCACGGAACAGGACCCCACTGCTGAGGTCACTGTGGACCTTGAGGCTCGTGAGGTGCGAGCCGAGGGCATCACCGCCGCCTTCGAGCTGGACGAGAACTCCCGCTGGCGGCTGCTGAACGGCCTGGACGACATCTCCCTCACGCTCCGGAACGAGCCCGACATCGCCGCCTACGAGGCCAAGCGGCCGTCGTTCAAGCCGAGGACGCTCCAGGTCTGA
- a CDS encoding lysophospholipid acyltransferase family protein gives MPRRRIGFWYRFAAVICKPPLVVLIKRDWRGMEHIPAEGGFITVVNHNSHVDPFAYAHYQYNTGRVPRFLAKSGLFKKGFVGAAMRGTGQIPVYRESTDALSAFRAAIDAVERGECVAFYPEGTLTRDPNGWPMTGKTGAARVALQTKCPVIPVAQWGANELLPPYAKKPNLFPRKTHHVLAGPPVDLSRFYDKEMTPELLKEATEVIMAAITRLLEEIRGEKAPETRYDPRRERIEQRRRTQAQTAQIRGKEPEGQGK, from the coding sequence GTGCCCCGCCGCAGAATCGGCTTCTGGTACCGCTTCGCCGCGGTGATCTGCAAACCGCCGCTGGTGGTTCTGATCAAGCGGGACTGGCGTGGAATGGAGCACATTCCGGCCGAGGGCGGATTTATCACCGTGGTGAACCACAATTCCCACGTGGATCCCTTCGCGTACGCGCACTATCAGTACAACACCGGACGGGTTCCGCGATTCCTGGCGAAGAGCGGGCTTTTCAAGAAGGGATTCGTCGGCGCCGCCATGCGCGGCACCGGGCAGATCCCCGTCTACCGCGAGTCCACCGACGCGCTCAGCGCCTTCCGCGCCGCGATCGACGCCGTGGAGCGCGGCGAGTGCGTCGCCTTCTACCCCGAGGGCACCCTCACCCGCGACCCGAACGGCTGGCCCATGACCGGCAAGACCGGCGCCGCCCGGGTCGCCCTGCAGACCAAGTGCCCGGTCATCCCGGTCGCCCAGTGGGGCGCCAACGAACTGCTGCCGCCGTACGCGAAGAAGCCCAACCTCTTCCCGCGCAAGACGCACCACGTGCTCGCGGGCCCGCCCGTGGACCTCTCCCGCTTCTACGACAAGGAGATGACCCCGGAGCTGCTCAAGGAGGCCACCGAGGTCATCATGGCGGCCATCACCCGCCTGCTGGAGGAGATCCGCGGCGAGAAGGCGCCCGAGACCCGTTACGACCCGCGCCGCGAGCGGATCGAGCAGCGGCGCCGCACCCAGGCGCAGACGGCGCAGATCAGGGGCAAGGAACCGGAGGGGCAGGGCAAGTGA
- a CDS encoding DUF3515 domain-containing protein, translated as MNIFRHRPFALLAPSLLIAVAGCSSADDSATVAVPSPDARTAAVCRDLHRILPDQLDGRRRDDPAPRSAYTAGWGNPAIILRCGVVRPPKMIDPKVAEGGDPDAIAGGVDGVDWLMEKQGDGTWRFTTANRVAYAQITLPQGMSAQDEGTAVLTGLAPAVKKAIPEGIASMK; from the coding sequence GTGAACATCTTCCGTCACCGGCCGTTCGCCCTGCTCGCGCCCTCGCTGCTGATCGCGGTCGCGGGCTGCTCCTCAGCAGACGACAGCGCCACCGTCGCGGTTCCCAGCCCCGACGCGAGGACGGCGGCGGTGTGCCGGGATCTGCACCGGATCCTGCCGGACCAGCTCGACGGGCGACGCCGCGACGACCCCGCACCCCGGTCCGCCTACACGGCGGGCTGGGGAAACCCGGCGATCATACTGCGCTGCGGTGTCGTACGGCCGCCGAAGATGATCGACCCGAAGGTGGCCGAGGGCGGCGACCCCGACGCGATCGCGGGCGGCGTCGACGGCGTCGACTGGCTGATGGAGAAGCAGGGAGACGGCACCTGGCGGTTCACCACCGCCAACCGCGTCGCCTATGCGCAGATCACCCTGCCCCAGGGGATGTCCGCGCAGGACGAGGGCACGGCGGTCCTCACCGGTCTCGCCCCGGCAGTGAAGAAGGCGATCCCCGAGGGGATCGCCTCCATGAAGTGA